A region from the Nostoc sp. HK-01 genome encodes:
- a CDS encoding hemolysin-type calcium-binding region, giving the protein MSNALLSFFVLHGIVKIMANINGTNGNDNLIGTTGNDIINGLAGNDTLLGNGGNDILDGGAGNDSLNAATAVASSTGNSILRGGTGDDFLNITRSSGNNLLEGGDDNDTLLAIFSTGNNLLSGGEGDDLIDISSSTGDNLVEGGNGNDEIYAERVAGNNSLYGGAGNDSFYISNPVLQEPSSTTVTQIVDGEDGEDYLSVDYSDADAAISSTFNSARNIGTITAGTNEVSYSNIERLNIIGTQFNDFITISNARLDDSIDASDGDNNIAGEDGNDTILASFTTGDNTLSGGEGDDLIDISSSTGDNLVEGGNGNDEIYAERVAGNNSLYGGAGNDSFYISNPVPQESSSITVIQIVDGEDGEDYLSVDYSDADAPISSTYNASTNSGRITAGTNRVSYSNIERLNIIGTAYSDSIVGSNGNDTLYGGSGGNDQINGGAGDDTLNVDYSIGDNLLNGGAGNDVVSAIGASGENNLDGGVGDDRIIADDSTGNNLLNGYNGNDELYAVGSSGNNTLIGGAGDDTLNVDYSTGDNLLNGGTGDDSLYAVGSSGNNTLNGGAGRNALIVDDSTGNSLLNGDNADDFLSADGSWGNNTLNGRSGNDILIVDGSSGTNVLNGDNGNDYLSADGSSGNNTLNGGNGSDILIVDSSSGNNLLNGGSGNDYLSAAGALGKNTLDGGTGNDTLTGGNGNDILIGGQGRDILSGGGGANTFVFNSFNEGTDTITDFSITNDIIQISAAGFGGGLLAGSFAISQFTLGTSATTSDQRFIYNNTTGALYFDQDGSAGGFRQVQLAQLSGAPSLNVSNFVIV; this is encoded by the coding sequence ATGAGCAATGCTCTCCTCTCCTTTTTTGTATTACATGGAATTGTAAAAATTATGGCAAATATCAATGGTACGAACGGCAATGATAACCTCATTGGCACAACGGGCAATGATATTATTAATGGCTTGGCCGGGAATGATACCTTATTGGGCAATGGTGGCAACGACATTTTAGATGGCGGTGCTGGAAATGATAGCCTCAATGCGGCTACAGCAGTTGCCAGTTCCACAGGGAACAGTATCCTCAGAGGTGGAACAGGAGATGATTTTTTAAATATTACCCGTTCTTCTGGAAATAACCTTTTAGAAGGTGGGGATGATAATGACACTCTATTAGCTATCTTTTCTACTGGAAATAACCTATTGAGTGGAGGTGAAGGTGATGACCTGATTGATATCAGTTCCTCTACCGGAGACAATCTGGTGGAAGGTGGTAATGGAAATGATGAAATTTATGCCGAGCGCGTTGCCGGAAATAATAGCCTATATGGTGGTGCAGGTAATGACTCCTTCTACATCAGCAACCCTGTACTACAAGAGCCAAGTTCCACAACAGTCACTCAAATAGTCGATGGGGAAGATGGCGAAGACTATCTTTCAGTTGATTACAGCGATGCTGATGCAGCAATCTCCTCAACGTTCAATAGTGCAAGAAACATCGGCACAATCACAGCCGGCACAAATGAGGTTAGCTACAGCAACATCGAACGTTTGAACATTATTGGTACGCAGTTCAATGATTTCATCACGATTAGCAATGCGCGTTTAGATGACAGCATTGATGCAAGTGATGGAGACAACAACATTGCAGGTGAAGATGGCAATGACACAATACTAGCTTCCTTTACCACAGGAGATAATACCCTGAGTGGGGGTGAAGGTGATGACCTGATTGATATCAGTTCCTCTACCGGAGACAATCTGGTGGAAGGTGGTAATGGAAATGATGAAATTTATGCGGAGCGCGTCGCTGGAAATAATAGCCTATATGGTGGTGCAGGTAATGACTCCTTCTACATCAGTAACCCTGTACCACAAGAGTCAAGTTCCATAACAGTCATTCAAATAGTCGATGGGGAAGATGGCGAAGACTATCTCTCCGTTGATTACAGTGATGCTGATGCACCAATCTCCTCAACATATAATGCTTCAACTAACAGTGGCAGAATTACCGCAGGTACAAATCGGGTTAGCTACAGCAACATCGAACGGTTGAACATTATTGGCACAGCCTACAGTGATAGCATTGTCGGCAGCAATGGCAATGATACACTTTATGGTGGTAGTGGTGGCAATGATCAGATCAATGGCGGTGCAGGTGACGATACTTTAAATGTTGACTATTCCATCGGCGATAACCTGCTGAATGGTGGCGCAGGAAATGATGTGGTTTCCGCTATTGGTGCTTCTGGTGAGAACAATCTTGATGGTGGAGTGGGTGACGATAGAATAATTGCGGATGATTCTACAGGCAATAACTTGCTGAATGGTTACAACGGCAATGATGAGCTTTATGCTGTTGGTTCGTCTGGGAATAACACCCTCATCGGTGGTGCAGGTGACGATACTTTAAATGTTGACTATTCCACAGGGGATAACCTGCTGAATGGTGGTACTGGTGATGATTCTCTTTATGCTGTTGGTTCATCTGGAAATAACACCCTCAATGGTGGTGCTGGGAGAAACGCATTAATTGTGGATGATTCCACAGGTAATAGCCTGCTGAATGGTGATAACGCTGATGATTTTCTCTCTGCTGATGGTTCATGGGGGAATAACACTCTTAACGGTAGATCTGGTAATGACATATTAATTGTGGATGGTTCCAGTGGCACTAATGTTTTAAATGGTGACAATGGTAATGATTATCTGTCAGCTGATGGTTCGTCTGGGAACAACACCCTGAATGGTGGTAATGGTAGCGACATATTAATCGTAGATAGTTCTAGTGGCAATAACTTACTCAATGGTGGTAGTGGGAATGATTATCTTTCGGCTGCTGGTGCTTTAGGTAAGAACACCCTTGACGGTGGTACTGGCAATGATACTCTCACTGGTGGTAATGGCAATGATATTTTGATAGGTGGCCAAGGTAGAGATATTCTTTCAGGAGGTGGCGGTGCAAATACCTTTGTCTTTAATAGTTTCAATGAAGGTACTGACACTATTACTGACTTCAGCATCACTAATGACATTATTCAGATATCAGCAGCTGGTTTTGGTGGTGGTTTATTAGCAGGTTCGTTTGCGATTAGTCAGTTTACTTTAGGAACATCTGCAACTACCAGTGATCAGCGATTTATCTATAACAATACGACTGGTGCGCTGTATTTTGACCAAGATGGTAGCGCTGGTGGATTTAGACAGGTGCAACTGGCTCAATTATCTGGTGCGCCTTCATTGAATGTTAGCAACTTTGTGATTGTTTAA
- a CDS encoding integral membrane sensor signal transduction histidine kinase, translated as MKRNPIFSETRLRLAAWYTLVMSSILGLSGLGVYTVVAHTYYETIDQGLKSVAKALHKSIEPAWQQPGHLQELAKELSLELCINPTNCLPKTTIIQQPIEEAGNQVNYYIRLLDRSQKVFASTDIQFDNSQITLSSQKWQIITDAFGTHYRQITLPLYTDNQISGYLQVARSITDLEQHVAYLRLTLILGLPISLILVALSSWWLAERAMQPVYSSYQQMQQFTADAAHEFRTPLAAMHSTIEAAIKLQPEQKSNNGTLDVLKRQNHRLSQLVGDLLLLTRIDQKQITREYQLCCLNDLISDLIEELAFLAVEHHVNISGQILVTKKVYVQGNEEQLYRLISNLMINAIQATSSGGKVIIFLEDSELYAIIKVQDTGIGIALEHQQRIFDRFYRIDRDRSRSSGGSGLGLAIALAIVQAHKGNIHVQSQSGLGSTFIIRLPL; from the coding sequence ATGAAACGTAATCCTATTTTCTCCGAAACTAGATTGAGATTAGCAGCTTGGTATACCCTAGTTATGAGTAGTATTTTAGGGCTATCTGGTTTAGGCGTTTATACTGTGGTTGCCCATACTTATTATGAAACTATAGACCAGGGATTAAAATCAGTAGCAAAGGCACTCCATAAAAGCATTGAACCTGCGTGGCAACAACCTGGACATTTACAAGAACTAGCTAAAGAACTTTCCTTAGAGTTATGTATAAATCCGACAAACTGTTTGCCGAAAACAACAATTATTCAACAACCAATAGAAGAAGCAGGTAATCAGGTTAATTACTATATACGCTTATTAGATAGGTCACAAAAAGTCTTTGCAAGTACAGATATACAATTTGATAATTCACAAATTACCTTATCGTCACAAAAGTGGCAAATTATTACTGATGCTTTTGGGACTCATTACCGCCAGATAACTTTACCCTTGTATACTGACAACCAAATTTCTGGTTATCTCCAAGTAGCACGGAGTATTACTGATTTGGAGCAACATGTTGCTTATTTGAGATTAACTTTGATTTTAGGATTGCCAATTTCCCTGATTTTGGTTGCTTTATCTAGTTGGTGGTTAGCAGAAAGGGCAATGCAGCCTGTGTATAGTTCCTATCAACAGATGCAACAATTTACTGCTGATGCAGCCCATGAATTCCGTACACCTTTAGCCGCAATGCACTCTACTATTGAAGCTGCTATTAAGTTACAGCCGGAACAAAAATCTAATAATGGCACTTTAGATGTTCTCAAACGCCAAAATCATCGCCTATCACAATTAGTTGGTGATTTATTGCTATTGACAAGGATAGATCAAAAACAAATAACCAGAGAATATCAGCTTTGCTGTTTAAATGACTTAATTAGCGATTTAATTGAGGAGTTAGCATTTTTAGCAGTAGAGCATCACGTCAATATTTCTGGTCAGATATTGGTTACAAAAAAAGTTTATGTTCAAGGAAATGAAGAACAACTTTATCGGTTAATTTCTAACTTAATGATCAATGCAATTCAAGCAACATCTAGTGGGGGAAAAGTTATCATTTTTTTAGAAGATAGTGAGCTTTACGCCATTATTAAAGTCCAAGATACCGGAATTGGGATTGCGCTCGAACATCAACAGCGAATTTTTGATCGGTTCTATCGAATAGATCGCGATCGCTCTCGTAGTTCTGGTGGTTCTGGTTTGGGTTTAGCCATTGCTTTAGCGATCGTTCAAGCACACAAAGGCAATATTCACGTTCAAAGTCAATCTGGTTTGGGTAGTACATTTATAATCCGGCTCCCTCTATAA
- a CDS encoding two component transcriptional regulator: MRLILVEDETDLGAAIKQVLSYEAYVVDWFLDGTQAWQSLKDGSTEYTLGIFDWMLPGVSGIELCKWLRSRQLTLPVLMLTAKDRMEEKIIGLDSGADDYIVKPFDMAELLARLRALQRRAAYTGISVIPQVQTRRLQIGCLTLNYNTHELTRLYPNGEKQILILTIKEFQLLEYFMRHPNQIINRDQIINQLWEIGAAPVSNVVAAQIRLLRRKLGEEDSETLIETIYGVGYRLNIPVTEIGS; this comes from the coding sequence ATGAGACTGATATTAGTTGAGGATGAAACAGATTTAGGTGCAGCAATTAAACAAGTTCTCAGTTATGAGGCGTATGTAGTGGATTGGTTTCTGGATGGGACTCAAGCATGGCAATCTCTAAAAGATGGCTCGACAGAGTACACATTAGGGATTTTTGATTGGATGCTGCCTGGAGTTTCTGGTATAGAGTTGTGTAAGTGGTTGCGATCGCGCCAATTAACTTTACCTGTGTTGATGTTAACTGCTAAAGACCGCATGGAAGAAAAAATTATTGGTCTAGATAGCGGTGCAGATGATTATATAGTTAAACCTTTTGATATGGCAGAACTGCTGGCAAGATTGCGAGCCTTACAAAGACGGGCTGCTTACACAGGCATATCGGTTATACCCCAAGTCCAAACCCGACGTTTACAAATAGGTTGTCTGACACTCAATTACAACACTCATGAACTAACTCGCCTGTATCCTAATGGTGAAAAGCAAATATTAATTTTAACTATCAAAGAATTTCAATTGTTAGAATATTTCATGCGACATCCTAACCAAATTATCAACCGCGACCAGATTATTAATCAACTGTGGGAAATTGGTGCAGCGCCAGTCAGCAATGTAGTAGCAGCGCAAATTCGTTTATTAAGACGCAAATTAGGCGAAGAAGATAGTGAAACTTTGATAGAAACTATTTATGGTGTCGGCTATCGTCTCAATATTCCGGTAACAGAAATAGGCAGTTAA
- a CDS encoding MscS mechanosensitive ion channel, which yields MNADISALWNQIQGMINGLIVLLPNIVLALIVFTVFFVVAREIKRLVKRLTRDRHQARNLGLVLGRLAQGTILLLGLFVALSIVIPTFRAGDLVQLLGISGVAIGFAFRDILQNFLAGILILLTEPFRINDQIVFKDFEGTVENIETRATTIRTYDGRRIVIPNSELFTNSVTVNTAFENRRLQYDVGIGYGDDIDRAKELMLQALHSVPEVLPEPAPDVLVMELAESTVNIRVRWWIKPPRRADDLTSRDKVLTAIKKTLVANGIDLPFPTQQILLHDQTEETDGNRSRQREGWPAGRSEVPKPRPMSDSYQMFAQMQTQKNDHNNGKI from the coding sequence ATGAATGCAGATATATCCGCACTCTGGAATCAAATCCAGGGAATGATTAACGGATTGATTGTTTTGCTACCGAATATTGTGCTGGCGTTGATTGTATTTACAGTCTTCTTTGTTGTAGCTAGAGAAATTAAGAGATTGGTGAAACGCTTGACACGCGATCGCCACCAAGCTAGAAACTTAGGATTAGTACTAGGACGCTTGGCACAAGGTACGATACTATTACTAGGACTATTTGTTGCTTTGTCGATTGTAATTCCCACATTCCGTGCTGGTGATTTAGTACAACTACTGGGGATTAGTGGTGTAGCGATTGGTTTTGCTTTTCGAGATATCCTGCAAAACTTCTTGGCGGGGATTCTAATTTTATTAACAGAGCCATTCCGCATTAATGATCAAATAGTTTTTAAAGATTTTGAAGGAACTGTAGAAAATATCGAGACACGCGCGACAACAATTAGAACTTATGATGGTCGCCGCATTGTAATTCCCAATTCAGAATTGTTCACTAATTCAGTGACTGTAAACACAGCTTTTGAAAATCGGCGGCTTCAGTATGATGTCGGTATTGGCTACGGTGACGATATTGATCGAGCTAAGGAATTAATGCTACAAGCATTGCATAGTGTCCCGGAAGTATTGCCAGAACCAGCACCCGATGTTCTCGTTATGGAACTTGCGGAAAGTACTGTCAATATCCGCGTTCGCTGGTGGATAAAACCGCCGCGACGTGCAGATGACCTCACCTCACGAGACAAGGTGCTGACTGCAATTAAGAAAACTTTGGTCGCCAACGGCATTGATTTACCCTTTCCCACACAGCAAATTTTACTTCACGACCAAACAGAAGAAACCGATGGAAATCGCTCTCGTCAGCGAGAAGGCTGGCCTGCTGGTAGAAGTGAAGTTCCCAAACCTCGCCCGATGAGCGATTCATATCAGATGTTTGCCCAAATGCAAACACAGAAAAATGATCACAATAATGGCAAGATTTGA
- a CDS encoding Na+/H+ antiporter — MTLESAAGEVVIAEQLKQFLLVLSVSLGVATLPQIFSWLRRIPYTLLLVIVGLGLAFVNVRLVNLSPALILVIFLPPLLFEAAWNLKWSDLKRDLLPICLYAVIGVIISIAGVAFGLHQLAGIELNIALLIGASLSATDPVSVTALFRELGASKRLTTLMEGESLFNDGMAVVAFGLLVALPLGTAKLDLQSALLEFLQVVGIGIGVGGLTGFGISYLTQRFDLPLVEQSLTLVSAYSTYLITEHLGGSGVIGVVTTALILGNFGSRIGMNPRTRIIVTEFWEFLAFFVNSIVFLLIGDQIHFAVLGNNLKTIALTIAAMTLARAVSIYALSSVSNWLAKSEIPLAEQAVLTWGGLRGSVSIALALSVPAILTQREEIIATVFGVVLFT; from the coding sequence ATGACATTAGAATCTGCTGCGGGTGAAGTTGTAATTGCAGAACAACTTAAGCAATTTCTGTTAGTACTTTCTGTCTCTTTAGGTGTAGCAACACTACCACAAATTTTTAGTTGGTTGCGCCGCATTCCTTATACACTTCTACTGGTCATAGTTGGATTAGGATTGGCATTCGTAAATGTGCGATTGGTGAATCTCTCTCCTGCATTGATTCTCGTAATTTTCCTGCCACCTTTACTATTTGAGGCTGCTTGGAATTTGAAATGGTCAGACTTAAAGCGGGATTTATTACCTATTTGTTTGTATGCAGTAATTGGGGTAATAATTTCGATTGCTGGAGTAGCATTTGGTCTGCATCAACTGGCTGGAATTGAACTAAATATTGCGCTTTTAATTGGAGCTAGTCTATCAGCAACCGATCCAGTTTCAGTAACAGCTTTGTTTCGGGAACTAGGCGCAAGCAAACGTCTCACAACACTGATGGAAGGCGAAAGTTTATTTAATGATGGGATGGCGGTTGTGGCTTTTGGTTTATTAGTTGCCTTGCCTTTAGGCACTGCCAAATTAGATTTACAATCTGCTTTATTAGAATTTTTGCAGGTAGTAGGTATTGGTATCGGTGTTGGCGGATTAACGGGATTTGGTATTTCCTACCTCACACAACGTTTTGATTTACCATTAGTAGAACAGTCACTCACCTTAGTTTCAGCCTACAGTACTTATTTAATTACAGAACATTTGGGTGGTTCGGGAGTCATTGGCGTAGTCACGACAGCTTTAATTTTAGGCAACTTTGGTTCCCGCATCGGCATGAACCCGCGTACACGCATCATTGTGACTGAGTTTTGGGAATTTTTAGCTTTTTTTGTGAATTCGATTGTGTTTTTGTTAATTGGTGATCAGATTCACTTTGCTGTATTAGGAAATAACCTCAAAACTATTGCACTTACAATTGCTGCGATGACTTTGGCAAGGGCGGTATCTATTTATGCTTTAAGTAGTGTTAGCAACTGGTTGGCTAAATCCGAAATTCCTTTAGCTGAACAAGCTGTGTTGACTTGGGGTGGATTACGTGGCTCTGTTTCTATAGCTTTGGCTTTGAGTGTACCAGCTATACTGACGCAAAGAGAAGAAATTATTGCGACAGTATTTGGAGTAGTTTTATTTACATGA
- a CDS encoding transposase and inactivated derivatives-like protein codes for MAGRFEGLSDLEWKLFEDIFPKEAEKKGRGMPHAPFRHVLNTLLYMLITGCRWCDVPTGEIWASKSAAHRWLQRWHKDGTLDNLQARILGIAEEKGLINWNYGAVDGSFSPWERWR; via the coding sequence ATGGCGGGGAGATTTGAAGGGTTAAGTGATCTTGAGTGGAAGCTGTTTGAAGATATATTTCCCAAGGAAGCAGAAAAGAAAGGGCGGGGAATGCCTCATGCACCATTTCGTCACGTACTGAATACCCTACTGTATATGTTGATAACAGGCTGTCGTTGGTGTGATGTTCCCACTGGAGAGATCTGGGCATCCAAGAGTGCCGCGCACAGATGGCTACAACGTTGGCACAAAGATGGCACATTAGATAATCTACAAGCGCGTATATTAGGCATTGCAGAAGAAAAAGGATTAATCAACTGGAACTACGGCGCAGTGGACGGGTCTTTTTCCCCCTGGGAAAGGTGGCGGTGA
- a CDS encoding Na+/H+ antiporter has product MQGLSTQTLLEKLHLLGSQPLRQQYMEAIARQVALQRSLEYLETAQKRPGINLEFYKYQKTLITGEINLLQEIIDKLLDEYPNLQEFTTEELRGELLAIEADTYAEFVRAGKLNKELSPFLQTNHDSNYSE; this is encoded by the coding sequence GTGCAAGGTTTAAGCACCCAAACATTATTAGAAAAATTACATCTTTTAGGTTCGCAACCATTACGTCAACAATACATGGAAGCGATTGCGCGTCAAGTTGCTCTCCAGCGATCGCTAGAATATTTAGAGACAGCACAAAAGCGTCCTGGTATTAACCTAGAGTTTTATAAATATCAAAAAACTTTGATTACTGGAGAAATCAATTTATTGCAAGAAATAATTGACAAATTACTAGATGAATACCCAAATTTGCAAGAGTTTACAACTGAGGAATTACGCGGGGAACTATTGGCTATCGAAGCTGATACATACGCTGAGTTTGTTCGTGCAGGGAAGTTAAATAAAGAACTTTCACCTTTTTTGCAAACAAATCATGATAGTAATTATTCAGAATAA
- a CDS encoding ABC transporter-like protein, translated as MLIIKNLNKSYSKRQVLQDLNLHVEPGEIYGLLGANGAGKTTTINIICNLLKADSGDVTINQQPISDATKKIIGIAPQENLLYKTLTCEENLKFFADIYGLDRKIRQEQIQTTLAAVNLLDRAKSPVETLSGGMQRRLNIAVALVHQPKLVILDEPTTGLDIESRYEIWELIRQLSNQGIAILLTTHLLDEAERLCQRIGILKNGQILAEGSLAQLRNLIPAAEILVVQTTQKEQAIDRAQEYNFTPKYYGNELAFWLPEPLELKEILATFEGIKFEAIARQPVRLEHIYLEVTQNTYSE; from the coding sequence ATGCTCATAATTAAAAATCTCAATAAGTCTTACTCTAAAAGACAAGTATTACAAGATTTAAATCTGCATGTAGAACCAGGAGAAATTTATGGCTTACTCGGTGCTAATGGCGCTGGTAAAACAACCACAATTAATATTATTTGCAATTTACTCAAGGCTGATAGTGGTGATGTAACAATTAATCAGCAGCCAATTTCCGATGCAACCAAAAAAATTATTGGCATTGCCCCTCAAGAAAATTTATTGTATAAAACTCTGACTTGCGAAGAGAATTTAAAATTTTTTGCTGATATTTATGGATTAGATAGAAAAATTCGCCAAGAACAAATACAAACAACTCTGGCGGCGGTAAATTTATTAGATAGGGCAAAAAGTCCTGTAGAAACTCTCAGCGGTGGAATGCAGCGAAGGTTAAATATTGCTGTTGCATTAGTGCATCAACCAAAGTTAGTCATTTTAGATGAACCAACTACCGGGTTAGATATCGAATCAAGGTACGAGATTTGGGAGTTAATTCGGCAGTTGAGTAACCAGGGAATTGCTATTTTATTGACGACGCATTTATTAGATGAAGCCGAACGTCTTTGTCAGAGAATTGGTATTCTCAAAAATGGGCAAATTTTGGCTGAAGGTAGTTTAGCTCAGTTGCGTAACTTAATTCCTGCCGCCGAAATTTTAGTAGTACAAACTACTCAAAAAGAACAAGCTATCGACCGCGCTCAAGAATATAATTTTACGCCTAAATATTATGGTAATGAGTTAGCTTTTTGGCTACCAGAACCACTAGAATTAAAAGAAATTCTTGCCACATTTGAAGGTATAAAATTTGAGGCGATCGCGCGTCAGCCTGTGCGTTTAGAACATATTTATTTGGAAGTTACACAAAATACTTATTCTGAATAA
- a CDS encoding putative phytoene dehydrogenase Rieske iron-sulfur component yields the protein MRQIPNLLESSTISRRTLLKLFGVGTVAGVTGYSRFTKPKPTVFQKDTLDLPQILNQSKTVVVIGGGLAGLACAYELSQRGFIVTLLEKSPQLGGKIASWQIEAAGETFMMEHGFHGFFPQYYNLNSLVAELGITNNFQSLNFYSVVYQDSHYKPEIFRPSSSAFPWNIIDLAIASPNRFRWGINLTKIKHLQVFQAITGFQREKNYQRFDNISVADWVETEFPQGLYDLYFLPFAKSSLNAPDLMSVGELMQFFHFYFFGNPEGLAFNGTKDDMGTSLVQPIAQAIKQQGSKIITDATVTEVVAVNGKIDGLKYNAGSNQTAAPFIVKQNTAIADDKIEYFGAADEVFALPSGSQEVISLTCTHQGCTVQKAEDGKFQCPCHGAVFSADGKVIKGPAKRDLAKFKVLSRQGDEVQLVAANQELALPKKLQADYYVFATDVPGVQKLFQRVSGNIDTTVKSQVENLSIADPFAVCRFWFDRDFEWQQSNFTSLSGYSLTDSITLYHRIQQQFIEWSQNTGGSVIELHAYCYKEKDFPTQEALIHTFEQELYAIVPELKQAKILHRELVNQHNFSGYPPNSYATRPETKTNISNLIFAGDWVKMPFPCGLMERAVSSGLLAANEILHREGLQRRSLFSVNPEGLLQI from the coding sequence ATGCGCCAAATACCTAATTTGCTGGAATCATCTACTATCTCCCGTCGTACACTGCTGAAGTTGTTCGGGGTCGGTACAGTTGCAGGAGTCACAGGATATTCGCGGTTTACTAAGCCAAAACCAACGGTATTTCAAAAAGATACTCTCGACTTACCACAAATATTAAATCAATCCAAAACTGTTGTTGTAATTGGGGGTGGTTTAGCCGGTTTAGCTTGTGCTTACGAATTGAGCCAGCGGGGATTTATTGTCACACTATTAGAAAAATCTCCTCAATTGGGTGGCAAAATCGCTAGTTGGCAAATAGAAGCGGCTGGGGAAACTTTTATGATGGAACATGGGTTTCATGGCTTTTTTCCTCAGTACTATAATCTGAATAGTTTAGTAGCAGAATTAGGGATAACTAATAATTTTCAATCGTTGAATTTTTATTCTGTTGTTTATCAGGATTCTCATTACAAACCAGAGATATTTCGCCCCAGTAGTTCGGCTTTTCCTTGGAATATTATAGATTTAGCGATCGCATCTCCAAATCGCTTCCGTTGGGGCATAAATTTAACTAAAATCAAACATCTGCAAGTTTTTCAAGCTATCACAGGCTTTCAAAGAGAAAAAAATTATCAGCGATTTGATAATATATCTGTTGCTGATTGGGTAGAAACAGAATTCCCACAAGGTTTATACGATTTATATTTTCTGCCTTTTGCTAAATCTAGCTTGAATGCACCAGATTTAATGAGTGTGGGAGAATTAATGCAGTTCTTCCATTTTTACTTTTTTGGCAACCCTGAAGGACTAGCTTTTAATGGGACAAAAGACGATATGGGGACAAGTTTAGTCCAACCCATTGCTCAGGCAATTAAGCAACAAGGTAGTAAAATTATCACCGATGCAACTGTAACTGAAGTGGTAGCTGTAAATGGAAAAATTGATGGGTTAAAATATAACGCTGGTAGTAATCAAACTGCGGCACCGTTTATAGTCAAACAAAATACTGCGATCGCAGATGACAAGATAGAATATTTTGGCGCGGCTGATGAGGTCTTTGCTTTACCATCAGGCTCTCAAGAAGTAATTTCTCTTACCTGCACTCATCAAGGTTGCACTGTCCAAAAAGCTGAAGATGGGAAGTTTCAATGTCCTTGTCATGGAGCAGTATTTTCTGCGGATGGTAAAGTTATTAAAGGGCCTGCTAAACGAGATTTAGCTAAGTTTAAAGTATTGTCAAGACAAGGTGATGAAGTACAACTAGTAGCAGCAAATCAAGAGTTAGCATTACCCAAAAAACTCCAAGCCGACTATTATGTTTTTGCTACTGATGTTCCCGGAGTGCAGAAATTATTTCAGCGCGTCAGTGGTAATATTGATACTACAGTAAAAAGTCAAGTAGAAAATTTGAGTATTGCTGATCCATTCGCTGTGTGTCGCTTTTGGTTTGACCGCGATTTTGAGTGGCAACAAAGTAATTTTACTTCTTTATCTGGCTACAGTTTAACAGATAGTATTACTCTGTATCATCGCATTCAACAACAGTTTATTGAGTGGTCACAAAATACTGGTGGTAGTGTTATCGAGCTACACGCTTACTGTTATAAAGAAAAAGACTTTCCCACGCAGGAAGCTTTGATTCATACTTTTGAACAAGAACTTTATGCCATTGTTCCAGAGTTAAAACAAGCTAAAATATTACACAGAGAATTAGTTAATCAACATAATTTTTCTGGATATCCACCTAATAGTTATGCCACACGTCCTGAAACAAAGACGAATATTTCTAACTTAATATTTGCTGGTGATTGGGTGAAAATGCCTTTTCCCTGCGGTTTAATGGAACGTGCTGTGAGTAGTGGTTTATTAGCAGCTAACGAAATTTTACACCGGGAAGGTTTGCAAAGGCGATCGCTATTTTCTGTCAATCCTGAAGGGTTATTGCAAATATAA